The genomic window ACTTGTAGGAACCGGCACAAGGAAGAATCCGGATTCATCACCAATGGCCCGCCGCACCGCGTTGCCAAGACAATGCGCCAGGACCCCGGCCAAGCGCCACTGGCCCAAGTGCTTGAAAGAGAGGATGCACTGGGCCAGTTCGTCACGGTAGGGCCCAGCGGCAACAACTCCCATCCTTGCCGCGCCATCGAACCCAACCAGGGCGGGCGACTCCTGTTCTGCGCGGAACGGCCGGCTGCAGAGTTGTCGGACCCGCTTGGCACAGGCCGCACACAACACGGTGTCTTCCGCAGAGCAACAAACGCAATCCACAGGCACCAGCAGGCCCAGCAGGTCAGTGGCAGTGCCTTGAAGCACCGCCAGGAAGCGGCCAAGAGGCTGTCGGTCAGGAGCACGCCGACGAGCCTGCACAGGATCCACCGGGTGGAGGTCGGGGTCTTGGTCCCGCCGTGGCTGCCTGGCACGGGTAGCCGCACGAAGCTCCCGGAAGCCGTGCTGGTCAAGAGCGGTAGCCATGGCAGTGCTGTGCGGCCCGAAGGAGCCGTCCCTGGTTTCCTTTTCTGCCCTGGTCATGGCAGCAAGCATGCAGGGAACCAAACCCGACGGAAAGGCATGCCCCACCCTATGTGCACAACGCGGACTCTATCTGCTCCCTGGTCAGCCGGGGAAAGCGGGCTCCGTAGGTCCTTTAAGCTGGAGTTCCCAGCCGTTTCCTACCCGTTGGAACACGCCGTCCTCGGATTGACCGTAAATCTGCTCCGAGCCATTGCCGGCGCTGAGGCTGGTCAAGCCGTCCCACGGAGCCAACTGTTGTGGTTCGCCCGACTCCAGCGAAAGCAGTTCAGGGACCACGGTTCCACTGGCCGATCCAGACATCACGGCCACTGTTGAACTGTTAACCCAGACACCCTGGTCAACCGAGCCGCTGCTGACCAAGGTGATGGGCGCAGTGAGGTCCTTGGGAACGCCGTCGGCATTTCGGACTATTCCGGTAATCTGCACCGTTGACTTGCCGTTTGCCTGGGAAATGACCAGCGCCCGGGTCCCTTCCCGGGAAACCCTGAAGTCCTTGACGGTCCGTCCGGACAACCAAGCCGGAGTCAAGGTGACATTGGGAATGGCCATGCCCGGGGCAACCCCCGTGGGTTTGAAAGCCACCACTTCGGCCGCTCCGTTGGCGCCCGGCCCGGCTGTCCAAACCCAATCGTGGGGGCTGAAGGAAGGCCCTGTGAGAGTGCTCCTGGTGGTCAACTGGCGTGCCGGCTGACCGGGTTCAATCGCATACAGGGTTGTCTTGTCCCCGTTAAGGAACGCCGCCGTTTGGGAAACAGGCGATTCAGCCGGCGAGTGGGGGCCCAGGCCGGACACTGGTTGCATGTCCGGAAGCGGAGTCATCCGGTTATTTTCATACCGCACCAGATCGCCGTTGCTGACAGCTATCTGACGGGCCGGAACGCTCTTGTCCACTACAGGAGGCAAGACTGTTCCGTTGTCCTCAACCCGGACAAGGTCCTGATCGGCGCGAAGCTGGACGTTGATGACATCAGGCTGGTCCCGGAAGGTCAGAGCCAATTGGTTCTGCATCCTCTGGCGGTCCTCTGCCGAGGCATCGAACAGTTCCTTGGCGGAGAGATCGACCTGCGCAGACCCGGACACCACAGGCACGGATTCGCGTGCGAGTTTCATCCCGGACGGGAAGGCACTGACCACTGCACCCCGAAGGTACGGAGCCGGCCCTGCAAGCACCGCTGAAGTCATGGACTTGACGGTGTTCTTCTTGATGAACCAACGGTAGTCGGGCACGGCATAGGTAAACGTGGGGTCATAGAAGTAGATGGGGAATGCCCCATAAATTACCTTGAACGTTTCTTCCGGTATGGCCGTACCGTCGGGCACCTTCGAAATCCGCCACTGGCCTTCCACCTGCTCAAGGGTCAGCGGAATGGTCTCCTTGGTACCCGGCGGGAATTGCGTGGCCACGCCATCGGCGTCAACCGAATACGCAACGTCCAATTCGTAGAGGTACTCATTTTCCCCAGCTGATTTGACTACCTGTGCTTCACGGAAAACAATGGCCCGCTTGTCTGGTTTCCATGTAACGGACTGTGCCTGGGTCAAGTACTGGCGCGCAACAGGGTAGTCATCCTCATACCCGCTGCCGGCCATGTAGAAATCCTCGATCACGGTCTCCGGGCTCGATCCCGCACGCGGGGCAGCAGGAAAGAAGACCGGTGCGTTGGGATTGCCCGCACCTTCGTCCTTGCTTTTACCGACGGGCCCGGACCGCGGAATCTGGGCACAGGAAGCCAGCAGCACCATCAGGACAGCAAGAACCGCAAGAAACGCCCGCCGGCGCCTTGGCCCGGTCATGCTCACGCCTCCCTCCCCGCTTGATCGTCAGGAGCAGACTTCGCGGCGTCCGGGCGCTGGCGCTGCAGGCCTGCTCCGGAGTCCGCGTCCAGAATGAGCATGTGCCGCTCGTTCGCGCTCCCGGTCCCGGGGAATTCAATATCGGCCGGTTCAAGCTGAAGCGGAGACTTCACAATGGTGCCTCCCTGCCGGAGGGGAAGTGTCAGCCGGAAGTTCGAACCCGATCCCTTGCGGCCCCACGCCTGAAGCCAACCATTGTGCAGTTTGGTGTCCTCTGCGGCAATGGACAGGCCCAGGCCACTGCCTCCGGTGGTACGGGCACGGGCGGGGTCGGCCCGCCAGAAACGATCGAACACCCTGGCTGCTTCTGCCTGGGTCATCCCGATGCCGTGGTCCCGGACCGACACTGCAACGGCCTCATGGTTGGCTGCAACTGAGATGTGGATCGGTTTCCCTTCCCCATGTTCCAGGGCGTTCAGCAACAAATTGCGAAGGATCCGGTCGATCCGCCGGGAGTCCATCTCCACCACGATGCTCTTTTGCCGGGCATTCAGCCGGACCTCGGAGCCGTATTCTGCTGCAACAGGTGCCGCACCTTCCATGACATGGGAGATCACCTGGAAGATGTCCTGGGGTTCTGCATCCAGGACTGCTGCCCCGGCGTCGAAGCGGGAGATTTCCAACAAATCCGAGAGCAGGGACTGGAACCGCTCAACCTGGTGGTAGAGCAGTTCGGCTGACCTCTTGTTCATGGGATCAAAGTCATCACGGGCGTCAAAGAGCACTTCGGCAGCCATCCGGACAGTGGTCAGCGGGGTACGAAGCTCATGCGAGACGTCGGAAACGAATCTCTGCTGCATTTGCGACAAAGTGGCCAGCTGGGTGATTTGCTCCTGGAGGCTGGCAGCCATGTGGTTGAAGGAAGCGCCCAACCTCGCTACCTCGTCCTCGCCCTTGACCACCATGCGCTCCTGGAGCTGGCCGGCCGCGAGCTTTTCGGAGACCACCGCAGCGTGGCTCACAGGACTGACCACGTTGCGCGTCACGTACCAGGCGATCGCCCCGATCATCAGGACCAGTGCAGCTCCACCGGCCCAGAGCACGTTCTGGATTTCGTCCAACGTTTGCTGGGCAGTGTTGAGGTCGTAAATCAGGTAGAGCTCATAGGAGGTGCCGTTGAACGTCACCAGGTTTCCGACGGCGATGCCCGGGCGGTCCTCATTGCCTACAGGGAACTGCGTGGAGGCCCAAAACTGCTGCTTGCCACCCTCCTGCACGGCTTTCCGGAGCTCGGGAGGTATGACCCGGACCGTCAACTGGTCCGAAGCGCGCGACTCGACCCAGCGGTTACGGGGTTTTGTCTGCTCTGGCTTTGCTTCGAACACGTAGCGCCGTTGGATGACCGAACCCCGGCCCTCCACGGCCGTCAGGGTGTCATAGACCAACGTAATGACGCTGGACTGATCGGTGACCTGCGCGCCGTCGAACGTGTCCTGGACCTGTTTGACGTTGTATCGGGTCTCCGACTCTGCCTGGGCGAGCCGCTCCTGGAAAAGGTTGTTGGCAATTTGGTTGGACAGGTAGGCGCCCACTATCGCAAAGGATGTCACGGCCAGTAGAAGGGTGGTCAGGACGGTACGGAACTCAAGGGACCGCCGCCACCGGCGCAGCACCGAGCGCCAAAGGTAGCGAAGCCCAGGTTTGATCTGCCGGACTCCAATGGACACAAGGCGTGAGACCCGCAAAACAAGGATCAGTCCGCGCCGTGTCCAGATCCGTGCGCGGGAAAGGAGCCATGGCAAGGTGCGGGTATTCCGGCCCGGCTGCTTCGGGTCCGGTTGATCGGGGCCTCCGGAGGACGATTCGCCAGTCGCTTCGGGGGTCGGTGGCAAGGCCGGGGTCGAATGGTCGACTCCGGCCGCCTCTGGACCCTTGGTCCCGAGGTCTCCTTCTGCCATGCCGGCTTTGCCGGCCGGGGACTCAGGAACCTGCTTTATATCCGACACCACGCACCGTCAAAACGACCTCGGGCGCCTCCGGGTCGCGTTCGATCTTGGACCTCAGGCGCTGGACGTGGACGTTGACCAGGCGCGTGTCCGCGGCGTGCCGGTAGCCCCAAACTTGTTCGAGGAGCAACTCCCGGGTGAAAACCTGCCAGGGTTTGCGCGCCAGTGCCACCAGGAGGTCGAACTCCAGGGGGGTGAGCGAAATCCGGTCGCCGCCGCGGGTGACCAGGTGGCCTGCGACGTCTATGGTGACGTCGGCGATGCGCAGCGTTTCGGGGGCCTTCTGGTCGCCGGGACGGAGTCGCGCACGGACCCGCGCCACCAGTTCAGCCGGCTTGAAGGGCTTGGGCACGTAATCGTCGGCTCCGGACTCCAGTCCCCGGACCACATCGGAAGTATCGGACTTTGCCGTCAGCATAACGATGGGCACATCGGATTCACCGCGGATCTGGCGACAGACTTCGATGCCGTCGGATCCGGGCAGCATCAGGTCCAGCAGCACAAGGTCCGGCTTGGAAGAGCGGAAGATCTCCAACGCCTGGCCACCGTCTGCGCAGAACACCGGCTCGAAACCATCATTGCGCAGGACGATGCCAATCATCTCTGCGAGTGCTTCGTCGTCGTCAACTACCAGAATGCGTGCCTTCATAGTTATATATTCCCTTATCACCAAGTCTTTGTCCCGTTGGGCACAGCGCACGGCATGGCGCTCCAAGGGCAGTTCCACCGTACTGCACATGCGTGGTGGCCTGCCTGCCGTGGCTGCCCGGGCGTCAGGCTATGAGGGACGACGGCGGGCCTATAGGCTGGGGGCCAAGGCGCGTTTGGGGACGTCGGACGTCGGCGGGCCGGGTCTTATGGGGAGGATATTTTGTCACAACCAGAGCACGGCCGGGGTGCCTCACCAGGCAACCAGCCAGCGTGGGGAAACCAACCCCAATGGGGTGGTCCCCCGGCATGGGCAGCCCCTCAAGGCGGCGGCCAGTATGGCCAAGGACAACCGGCGCCGGGATGGCCACCGGGTCCACCGTATGGACAACCCCTCTATGTCGCTCCGCCCAAGCCGGGCGTTATCCCGCTGCGGCCGTTGCAATTCGGCGAAATCCTTGACGGCTCTTTCCAGACAATCCGCCGCAATGCGGCTTCCATGTTCGGTTCTGCGCTTATTGTGCAGGCCATCGGTGCCGTGCTCATTGGGATTGTCACGCTGGGAATGTTCCAGCTGACCATGTCCTTTGAATCAGTCAACTCAGAGGCTGACTTCAACGAGGCCATGGGCCCCTTCCTCGCCATCATGGCGAGCACGTTGGGTGTCTCGGTCCTGATCGGTTTTCTTGGTTCGGTACTCCAAGGCGTCCTGGTGGTGCCCGTGGCGCGCTCGGTCCTGAACCGGCGGACGGGTTTCAAGCAGATGTGGAAGTTGGCCGGCAGGAGAATCCTGCCGCTGTTGGGTGTCGCAGTCCTCCTGACCCTCGGCGGGCTGCTCGCCGCCGCCGCAGTGGTGGGTATTGCCGTTCTGCTCTTCACTGCCATGGGGCCCGGGGCTTTGCTGGTTGTCCTGCCTCTTGGGCTTGGGTCGGTGGTCTTGTTCGTCTGGATCGGGCTGAAGTTGATGCTGGCGCCCGCCGCGATCGTCGTTGAGCGGACAGGTGTCTACGACGGACTCCTGAGGTCCTGGCAGCTGACCAAAAACAACTGGTGGCGGATCTTCGGCATCACCTTGGTGGTGGCGATCATGGTGGGCATCATTGCCCAGATCGTCCAGATCCCCGCGTCCTTGGCAGCTACGGCTGTTGGCGGGGTAGTCAATCCCCACCCCGACGCCGAGGCAATAGCCTCCAGCCTGGTGGTCACCACTGTGATTTCCTCAGCCATCGGTGCGCTTGTGGGGTCTGTGACGTTTGCTTTCCAGGCCTCCGTGTTCGCCTTGATCTACATGGATCTGCGCATGCGCCGTGATGGTTTGGATGTTGAGCTTATGAGGCTGATGGAAACCGGAGACGATCCCGAGGGAATCCCTGGCAGTCCGTCGGTCCTGGGTCCTCACTCCGGCGCTTCGACCCGGAATCAAGGCTGGCCGTCCCAGGGCACACAGCCCCCTGCCGCGCCTCCCGGGCCCTGGCCGTCCCAGGGCACACAGCCCCCTGCCGCGCCTCCCGGGCCCTGGCCGCCGCAGGGCACACAGCCCCCTGCCGCGCCTCCCGGGCCCTGGCCGCCGCAGGGCACACAGCCCCCTGCCGCGCCTCCCGGGCCCTGGCCGCCGCAGGGCGGACAGCCCCCTGCCGCGCCTCCCGGGCCGTGGCCGCCGGCATGAGGACTATTCCACTGCAACCCACCATGTGGGCGGCCCAGGAGCCGCCCGTGACACCGGACCGTGAAGAGGCGCGGCGATGGGCGGCCGAGGAACTCTCGAAACCCCAATACCCGGACGCGCAACCCGGTTGGCTGGACCAATGGTGGCGCGACTTCCTCGACTGGTTGTCGTCCCTGGAAGGCGACGCATCGGGTCAAGGACCGGATCTTGCAGTTCCGCTCATGATCGCGTTGGCCCTTGCACTCATCATTGCTGCGGTCATCGTGGTCCGGCCCCGACTGAACGCCCGCCGAAAAGCCGCTGGATCGGACATCTACGGCGGTGACAGCAGCCTGGACTCGGAGGGCTACAGGAAGCGCGCGGCAACCGCAGCCGACGACGGCGACTGGCCGTCCGCCGTCGTCGACCAGTTCAGGGCGATTGTCCGCTCCGCCGAAGAGCGGGAGATCGTTGATGCCCGTCCCGGGCGGACCGCTGACGAAGCGGCAACCCAGCTGGGGCAGGTGTTTGGCACCGCGCAGTCCCGGCTGGACGCAGCCGCGCTCCTTTTCGATGCCGTGCGTTACGGCGAGCAGGGGGCAACGGCTCCGGACTATGAGTCCGTCCGCAGGCTCGATGCAGACCTCCTTGACATGAAGCCTGACTTCGCCGGACAGGCCCACGCAGGTTTCGCGGTGCCGCGATGACTACTTCCACGGTGGCAGACACCACGACCCACGGTGAAGCTCCCGCTCCCCAGCAGTCGGCTGGGAAGACGGCAGGGAAAAGCCTCCGTACCTGGTTCCGGAAACACCTGGTTTGGATCCTGATCGGCGTCGTCCTGGCTGGGCTGGTAACCTACCTGGCAATCTCCAGTGTGTCGGGCGCAAAAGATCCCCGTCCTTTGTCCGCCCGGAACCCAGCGCCAAATGGTGCAATGGCGGTGGCTGAAATCCTGGCGGATCACGGTGTATCGGTCGCATCGACCGATACCTTCGCGAAGACCATGGACGAGGTGGCCGACAGGGACGACGCTACCGTCCTCATCTACGACCCCCGCGGTTTTTTG from Arthrobacter sp. StoSoilB20 includes these protein-coding regions:
- a CDS encoding phosphoribosyltransferase family protein, with product MTRAEKETRDGSFGPHSTAMATALDQHGFRELRAATRARQPRRDQDPDLHPVDPVQARRRAPDRQPLGRFLAVLQGTATDLLGLLVPVDCVCCSAEDTVLCAACAKRVRQLCSRPFRAEQESPALVGFDGAARMGVVAAGPYRDELAQCILSFKHLGQWRLAGVLAHCLGNAVRRAIGDESGFFLVPVPTSGRAYRKRGFSPVHLLLFVVRIRRMLPQCTSLDALEKRVISPASAVRRDSLRDLLERTAGFPGRKGTRHSGAGQKGLGRGARASRVRGSMRVKGRYLQQIKGRKCLLVDDVLTTGATLAEAARAVEAAGGVVCGAVVLAATRPPAYASNSIGRDPDEVFKTQSKNKRAKDE
- a CDS encoding LpqB family beta-propeller domain-containing protein; translation: MTGPRRRRAFLAVLAVLMVLLASCAQIPRSGPVGKSKDEGAGNPNAPVFFPAAPRAGSSPETVIEDFYMAGSGYEDDYPVARQYLTQAQSVTWKPDKRAIVFREAQVVKSAGENEYLYELDVAYSVDADGVATQFPPGTKETIPLTLEQVEGQWRISKVPDGTAIPEETFKVIYGAFPIYFYDPTFTYAVPDYRWFIKKNTVKSMTSAVLAGPAPYLRGAVVSAFPSGMKLARESVPVVSGSAQVDLSAKELFDASAEDRQRMQNQLALTFRDQPDVINVQLRADQDLVRVEDNGTVLPPVVDKSVPARQIAVSNGDLVRYENNRMTPLPDMQPVSGLGPHSPAESPVSQTAAFLNGDKTTLYAIEPGQPARQLTTRSTLTGPSFSPHDWVWTAGPGANGAAEVVAFKPTGVAPGMAIPNVTLTPAWLSGRTVKDFRVSREGTRALVISQANGKSTVQITGIVRNADGVPKDLTAPITLVSSGSVDQGVWVNSSTVAVMSGSASGTVVPELLSLESGEPQQLAPWDGLTSLSAGNGSEQIYGQSEDGVFQRVGNGWELQLKGPTEPAFPG
- the mtrB gene encoding MtrAB system histidine kinase MtrB yields the protein MVSDIKQVPESPAGKAGMAEGDLGTKGPEAAGVDHSTPALPPTPEATGESSSGGPDQPDPKQPGRNTRTLPWLLSRARIWTRRGLILVLRVSRLVSIGVRQIKPGLRYLWRSVLRRWRRSLEFRTVLTTLLLAVTSFAIVGAYLSNQIANNLFQERLAQAESETRYNVKQVQDTFDGAQVTDQSSVITLVYDTLTAVEGRGSVIQRRYVFEAKPEQTKPRNRWVESRASDQLTVRVIPPELRKAVQEGGKQQFWASTQFPVGNEDRPGIAVGNLVTFNGTSYELYLIYDLNTAQQTLDEIQNVLWAGGAALVLMIGAIAWYVTRNVVSPVSHAAVVSEKLAAGQLQERMVVKGEDEVARLGASFNHMAASLQEQITQLATLSQMQQRFVSDVSHELRTPLTTVRMAAEVLFDARDDFDPMNKRSAELLYHQVERFQSLLSDLLEISRFDAGAAVLDAEPQDIFQVISHVMEGAAPVAAEYGSEVRLNARQKSIVVEMDSRRIDRILRNLLLNALEHGEGKPIHISVAANHEAVAVSVRDHGIGMTQAEAARVFDRFWRADPARARTTGGSGLGLSIAAEDTKLHNGWLQAWGRKGSGSNFRLTLPLRQGGTIVKSPLQLEPADIEFPGTGSANERHMLILDADSGAGLQRQRPDAAKSAPDDQAGREA
- the mtrA gene encoding MtrAB system response regulator MtrA, whose translation is MKARILVVDDDEALAEMIGIVLRNDGFEPVFCADGGQALEIFRSSKPDLVLLDLMLPGSDGIEVCRQIRGESDVPIVMLTAKSDTSDVVRGLESGADDYVPKPFKPAELVARVRARLRPGDQKAPETLRIADVTIDVAGHLVTRGGDRISLTPLEFDLLVALARKPWQVFTRELLLEQVWGYRHAADTRLVNVHVQRLRSKIERDPEAPEVVLTVRGVGYKAGS
- a CDS encoding glycerophosphoryl diester phosphodiesterase membrane domain-containing protein — encoded protein: MFGSALIVQAIGAVLIGIVTLGMFQLTMSFESVNSEADFNEAMGPFLAIMASTLGVSVLIGFLGSVLQGVLVVPVARSVLNRRTGFKQMWKLAGRRILPLLGVAVLLTLGGLLAAAAVVGIAVLLFTAMGPGALLVVLPLGLGSVVLFVWIGLKLMLAPAAIVVERTGVYDGLLRSWQLTKNNWWRIFGITLVVAIMVGIIAQIVQIPASLAATAVGGVVNPHPDAEAIASSLVVTTVISSAIGALVGSVTFAFQASVFALIYMDLRMRRDGLDVELMRLMETGDDPEGIPGSPSVLGPHSGASTRNQGWPSQGTQPPAAPPGPWPSQGTQPPAAPPGPWPPQGTQPPAAPPGPWPPQGTQPPAAPPGPWPPQGGQPPAAPPGPWPPA
- a CDS encoding DUF4129 domain-containing protein, translated to MRTIPLQPTMWAAQEPPVTPDREEARRWAAEELSKPQYPDAQPGWLDQWWRDFLDWLSSLEGDASGQGPDLAVPLMIALALALIIAAVIVVRPRLNARRKAAGSDIYGGDSSLDSEGYRKRAATAADDGDWPSAVVDQFRAIVRSAEEREIVDARPGRTADEAATQLGQVFGTAQSRLDAAALLFDAVRYGEQGATAPDYESVRRLDADLLDMKPDFAGQAHAGFAVPR